One Alnus glutinosa chromosome 3, dhAlnGlut1.1, whole genome shotgun sequence genomic region harbors:
- the LOC133864270 gene encoding GDSL esterase/lipase 1-like codes for MATLTKIYALCAVLLAFLFTFLNSAQLDGGKLCLPEKHASLFIFGDSLFDAGNNNYINTTTDFQANFGPYGDTFFKYPTGRFSNGRLIQDFIAEYATLPLITPYLHPGYHRYIDGANFASGGAGALVETHQGSVIDLKTQLSYFKNLARLFGEKLGHAEAKTFLGRAVYLINIGGNDYLVPFNSNSTVLQSISREEYVDMVIGNLTIVIKEIYKEGGRKFGFLSMLPLGCLPFTKVLKPGNTGACIEEITALAKLHNKALPKVLQKLERQLNGFRYSIADGYTAFSERINNPSKYGFKEGKIACCGSGPYRGILSCGGVRSVKGYELCENASEYVFFDSAHLSERANQQVAKLMWSGTSNVTGAYNLKDLFELSPM; via the exons ATGGCAACGCTCACAAAGATATACGCCTTATGTGCCGTGTTACTGGCTTTCCTCTTCACTTTCTTGAACTCTGCTCAGTTGGATGGCGGCAAGCTATGTCTGCCAGAAAAACATGCTTCCTTATTCATCTTTGGGGATTCCTTATTCGATGCTGGAAACAACAACTATATCAACACCACTACCGATTTTCAGGCAAATTTTGGCCCGTACGGTGACACCTTCTTTAAGTACCCGACCGGTAGATTTTCCAATGGTCGTCTAATCCAAGATTTCATTG CTGAGTATGCAACGTTGCCGTTAATTACACCGTATTTACATCCTGGTTATCATCGTTATATTGATGGGGCAAACTTCGCATCAGGAGGAGCCGGTGCTCTTGTTGAAACTCACCAAGGATCG GTGATAGACCTAAAGACTCAACTGAGTTATTTCAAGAATTTGGCGAGGTTGTTTGGGGAAAAACTAGGCCATGCAGAAGCCAAGACATTTCTAGGTAGAGcagtttatttaattaacattggAGGCAACGATTATTTAGTCCCTTTCAATTCCAATTCCACTGTGCTTCAATCCATTTCTCGAGAAGAATATGTAGATATGGTGATTGGCAACTTGACAATTGTGatcaaa GAAATATATAAGGAGGGAGGAAGGAAATTCGGGTTTCTGAGCATGCTGCCATTGGGTTGTTTACCATTCACGAAAGTACTAAAACCGGGAAATACTGGTGCATGCATAGAGGAAATTACAGCACTAGCAAAACTACATAATAAAGCACTTCCTAAAGTCCTCCAGAAGCTAGAGCGTCAGCTCAATGGATTCAGATATTCAATTGCCGATGGGTACACTGCTTTTAGTGAAAGAATAAATAACCCTTCAAAATATG GGTTCAAGGAAGGGAAGATTGCATGTTGTGGAAGCGGTCCATACAGAGGAATACTGAGTTGTGGAGGAGTGAGGTCAGTGAAAGGGTATGAATTATGTGAGAATGCTAGTGAATATGTGTTCTTTGACTCAGCTCATCTGTCTGAAAGGGCAAACCAACAAGTGGCTAAGCTAATGTGGAGCGGAACTTCTAATGTTACTGGAGCTTACAATCTCAAAGATCTGTTTGAACTCTCACCAATGTAA